The following are encoded together in the Streptomyces asoensis genome:
- a CDS encoding FG-GAP-like repeat-containing protein, which yields MRPTFSRAFRAVLTAGAAAGIIATAVSAPAQAASGYDRCPWGSLCVFSDPVGKGQMLVVKGSLLNLGAWDNRISSYANYTDWAVCFTLAAGLDPREGGTHFYPGHGSFDESATPELDNAVSSLDLGPEADRFCAGESRYPMYQWDSEPKPRPAALPEHGAFGDVNGDGYADFLSRNKYGQLWTSHAHSSQGTTRLVGSGWNAMTQLVRHGDYDGDVKEDLFARDKSGVLWFYPGRGDGTTGTRVRVGGGWNTMRDLAAAGDLTGDGRADLLAADRTGTLWTYPGDGKGSFGSRKKVGGGWKAMNELVGAGDMNSDRRADLVARDTAGKLWFYPGNGTGGFGARTLVGAGWNRFTELAGLGDTTGDGRPDLIAHDPRETSLRVYPGTGAAGGGLKAAKVFGNLQSGVLVF from the coding sequence GTGCGTCCGACTTTCTCGCGTGCCTTTCGTGCTGTCCTGACGGCCGGTGCCGCGGCCGGGATCATCGCGACCGCCGTCTCCGCGCCCGCCCAGGCCGCGAGCGGCTACGACCGTTGCCCATGGGGCAGCCTCTGCGTCTTCAGTGATCCGGTGGGCAAGGGGCAGATGCTGGTCGTCAAGGGCAGCTTGCTGAACCTCGGCGCGTGGGACAACCGCATCAGCTCCTACGCCAACTACACCGACTGGGCCGTGTGCTTCACGCTCGCCGCCGGGCTCGACCCGCGCGAGGGCGGCACCCACTTCTACCCGGGGCACGGCTCCTTCGACGAGAGCGCGACGCCCGAGCTCGACAACGCGGTCAGCTCGCTCGACCTGGGGCCCGAGGCGGACCGGTTCTGCGCGGGGGAGAGCCGGTACCCGATGTACCAGTGGGACAGCGAGCCCAAGCCCCGGCCGGCCGCGCTGCCCGAGCACGGGGCCTTCGGCGATGTGAACGGCGACGGGTACGCCGACTTCCTGTCCCGGAACAAGTACGGGCAGCTGTGGACCTCCCACGCGCACAGCAGCCAGGGCACCACCAGGCTCGTCGGCAGCGGCTGGAACGCCATGACGCAACTGGTCCGGCACGGCGACTACGACGGGGACGTCAAGGAGGACCTGTTCGCCCGTGACAAGTCCGGGGTGCTGTGGTTCTACCCCGGCCGGGGCGACGGGACGACCGGCACGCGCGTGCGGGTCGGCGGCGGCTGGAACACCATGCGCGACCTCGCGGCCGCCGGTGATCTGACGGGCGACGGCCGGGCCGATCTGCTCGCCGCCGACCGTACGGGCACCCTGTGGACGTATCCGGGCGACGGCAAGGGTTCCTTCGGCAGCCGCAAGAAGGTCGGCGGTGGCTGGAAGGCCATGAACGAACTCGTCGGCGCGGGCGACATGAACAGCGACAGGCGCGCCGACCTCGTGGCCCGCGACACCGCCGGGAAGCTCTGGTTCTACCCCGGCAACGGCACGGGCGGCTTCGGCGCCCGCACCCTCGTCGGCGCCGGCTGGAACAGGTTCACCGAGCTGGCCGGCCTCGGCGACACCACCGGCGACGGGCGACCGGACCTGATCGCGCACGACCCGCGCGAGACCTCGCTGCGCGTCTATCCCGGAACCGGCGCGGCGGGCGGAGGCCTGAAGGCCGCGAAGGTCTTCGGCAACCTGCAATCGGGCGTCCTGGTCTTCTGA
- a CDS encoding SUKH-4 family immunity protein gives MAKGTLETVGDVVTAVDTSRVNGISDAFLTSLRGCSLSKVVDGMFYTDQSVMLASVETGGETYFKLGSQDDDISGTYLLSQAGEVFIQGPDGGQLRFVNSGLGSFFHFLEKWSGFVSGPAPLDASGDIDEDAVIEEGVRLKGALERVDAAAFSDESTWWSNVYEEVELGVLGPL, from the coding sequence ATGGCTAAGGGAACTCTCGAAACGGTCGGCGACGTCGTCACGGCTGTTGATACCAGTCGAGTCAATGGAATCTCCGATGCTTTCTTGACGTCACTCAGGGGCTGCTCGCTCTCGAAAGTCGTCGACGGAATGTTCTACACGGACCAGTCCGTCATGTTGGCCTCGGTCGAGACAGGCGGCGAAACGTACTTCAAACTGGGCTCCCAGGACGACGACATCTCCGGCACGTACCTCCTCTCGCAAGCGGGTGAGGTTTTCATTCAGGGTCCTGACGGCGGGCAGTTGCGTTTCGTCAATTCTGGGCTGGGCAGCTTTTTTCATTTCCTGGAGAAATGGAGTGGTTTCGTTTCCGGCCCTGCTCCGCTCGATGCTTCAGGTGACATCGATGAGGACGCTGTGATCGAGGAAGGTGTACGCCTGAAGGGTGCCCTTGAGCGGGTCGATGCGGCGGCATTCTCGGATGAGTCCACCTGGTGGTCGAACGTCTATGAGGAAGTCGAGCTCGGAGTTCTCGGGCCGCTCTGA
- a CDS encoding FG-GAP-like repeat-containing protein: MLRTLPGRIAPGELPTLRRTAARRALGAVVAVAASLATVTGTAPQAAAADNSARCPSGKLCLFQYGQYKGEMKIVPSSQATLGAFDNKASSLVNNSGKWAVAYTGAKYTGGDSLLISPHNGAIELSGGAFGGTFDNKISSMRVATTEYEAVQGVPWMDWYRQPEEKRPEGLPDAARFGDLNNDGRPDLLERAADGRLWFLSGIGNADGSTKGKLVGSGWNAMTQLVRHGDYNGDAKEDVYARDRSGVLWFYPGRGDGAFGARKKVGGGWNGMREISAAGDLSGDGRRDLLARDTAGKLWLYPGKGNGVFGARKLAGSGWNALNQMVSPGDMNGDGKSDLLARDGSRALWLYAGNGRGGFTPRKKLPYAWPSDEPVIATGDVNGDGLSDLLRPIDYQAFVYYGTGRGSVGGPNADMLWDTAPGVRVF, encoded by the coding sequence ATGCTTCGCACCCTGCCGGGCCGCATCGCCCCTGGCGAACTCCCCACCCTCCGCCGCACCGCAGCCCGCCGCGCCCTCGGTGCCGTGGTGGCCGTCGCCGCGTCCCTGGCCACGGTGACCGGCACCGCCCCGCAGGCGGCGGCCGCGGACAACTCGGCCCGCTGCCCCTCGGGGAAGCTGTGCCTCTTCCAGTACGGCCAGTACAAGGGCGAGATGAAGATCGTCCCGTCGAGCCAGGCCACCCTGGGCGCCTTCGACAACAAGGCCTCGTCGCTGGTCAACAACAGCGGCAAGTGGGCGGTCGCGTACACCGGCGCCAAGTACACGGGCGGTGACTCGCTGCTCATCAGCCCGCACAACGGGGCCATCGAGCTCAGCGGCGGTGCCTTCGGCGGCACGTTCGACAACAAGATCAGCTCGATGCGGGTCGCCACCACCGAGTACGAGGCCGTCCAGGGCGTCCCCTGGATGGACTGGTACCGCCAGCCGGAGGAGAAGCGGCCCGAGGGGCTGCCCGACGCGGCGCGCTTCGGGGACCTGAACAACGACGGGCGCCCCGATCTCCTGGAGCGCGCGGCGGACGGCCGTCTGTGGTTCCTGTCGGGCATCGGCAACGCCGACGGGAGCACCAAGGGCAAGCTCGTCGGGAGCGGCTGGAACGCCATGACGCAGCTGGTCCGGCACGGCGACTACAACGGGGACGCCAAGGAGGACGTGTACGCCCGTGACAGGTCCGGCGTGCTGTGGTTCTACCCCGGGCGGGGCGACGGCGCCTTCGGGGCGCGGAAGAAGGTCGGCGGCGGCTGGAACGGCATGCGCGAGATCAGTGCGGCCGGGGACCTGAGCGGTGACGGCCGCAGGGATCTGCTGGCCCGCGACACCGCCGGGAAGCTCTGGCTGTACCCGGGCAAGGGCAACGGCGTCTTCGGCGCGCGCAAGCTCGCCGGCAGCGGCTGGAACGCCCTGAACCAGATGGTCTCGCCGGGCGACATGAACGGCGACGGCAAGTCCGACCTGCTGGCCCGCGACGGATCCCGTGCGCTGTGGCTGTACGCGGGCAACGGCAGGGGCGGCTTCACTCCGCGCAAGAAGCTGCCCTACGCCTGGCCCAGCGACGAGCCGGTGATCGCGACGGGCGATGTGAACGGCGACGGACTCTCCGACCTCCTGCGTCCCATCGACTACCAGGCGTTCGTCTACTACGGCACCGGCAGGGGCTCCGTCGGCGGCCCGAACGCCGACATGCTCTGGGACACCGCACCCGGCGTCCGCGTCTTCTGA
- a CDS encoding glycosyltransferase family 2 protein → MVEPRIAVAVVTMGNRPAEVDALLESVAKQDLAPARIVIIGNGCELPEFARRLSLPGEVTTIDVEENLGCPGGRNVGLARLREFGDVDVVVELDDDGLLVDADVLRRVRDLYAADPGLGIVGFRIADENGETQRRHVPRVGASDPMQGGYVTGFLGGGHALSMAMLDETGDWPAEFFFAHEETDLAWRAADAGWKILYAPELLLQHPKTSPARHAIYHRVTARNRVWLVRRNLPLPLVPVHLGVWIAVTLLRTRSLGGLKAWFGGFAEGVRKPAGHRRPMKWRTVWRLTRLGRPPVV, encoded by the coding sequence GTGGTGGAGCCGAGGATCGCCGTTGCCGTGGTGACCATGGGCAACCGGCCCGCCGAGGTGGACGCGCTGCTGGAGTCGGTGGCCAAGCAGGACCTGGCCCCCGCCCGCATCGTGATCATCGGCAACGGCTGCGAGCTGCCCGAATTCGCCCGCCGCCTCTCCCTGCCCGGGGAGGTCACCACCATCGACGTCGAGGAGAACCTCGGCTGCCCCGGCGGCCGCAACGTCGGCCTCGCCCGCCTCCGCGAGTTCGGGGACGTGGACGTCGTGGTCGAGCTCGACGACGACGGGCTCCTCGTCGACGCGGACGTACTGCGCCGCGTACGCGACCTGTACGCCGCCGACCCGGGCCTCGGCATCGTCGGGTTCCGTATCGCCGACGAGAACGGCGAGACCCAGCGCCGGCACGTGCCGCGCGTCGGCGCCTCGGACCCCATGCAGGGCGGCTACGTCACCGGATTCCTCGGCGGCGGCCACGCCCTGAGCATGGCCATGCTGGACGAGACCGGCGACTGGCCCGCGGAGTTCTTCTTCGCACACGAGGAGACCGACCTCGCCTGGCGGGCCGCCGACGCCGGCTGGAAGATCCTCTACGCGCCCGAACTGCTGCTCCAGCACCCCAAGACCTCGCCCGCCCGGCACGCGATATACCACCGCGTCACGGCCCGTAACCGGGTCTGGCTGGTCCGGCGCAACCTTCCGCTGCCCCTCGTCCCCGTCCACCTGGGCGTCTGGATCGCCGTCACCCTGCTGCGCACCCGCTCGCTCGGCGGGCTCAAGGCCTGGTTCGGCGGCTTCGCGGAGGGCGTGCGCAAGCCCGCCGGGCACCGCCGGCCCATGAAGTGGCGGACGGTGTGGCGGCTGACGCGTCTCGGCAG